One genomic segment of Bdellovibrio bacteriovorus includes these proteins:
- the ald gene encoding alanine dehydrogenase: MIIGIPKEIKISENRVGITEAGVRQYVKEGHTVIVEKDAGVGSGISNEQYEKAGAKIIDTKKEVYAKADMIQKVKEPLPDEYELMKENQILYTYLHLAAEAKLTKVLCERKVKAIAYETIQLDNGSLPLLTPMSEVAGRMATQIGAFYLQKDHAGKGILLGGVTGVKPGKVTIIGGGVVGTNAAKMAVGLGASVTILDVNTARLEYLDDIFQGRCMTLFSNAKNIEDSVKDSDLVIGGVLITGHKAPTLVSKDMISSMAKGSVVVDVAVDQGGCIETCRPTSHQNPTYEVDGVIHYCVPNMPGVVPRTSTYALTNVTSRYGSMLAAMGVEDAVAKSPALMKGLNTYGGYVCYEPVAKDLHMEYRPYKG, translated from the coding sequence ATGATTATCGGTATTCCGAAGGAAATTAAAATTTCTGAGAACCGTGTTGGTATCACAGAAGCAGGCGTACGCCAGTACGTGAAAGAAGGCCACACTGTTATCGTTGAAAAAGATGCGGGTGTTGGTTCTGGTATTTCAAACGAACAATACGAAAAAGCCGGCGCGAAAATCATCGACACTAAAAAAGAAGTGTACGCGAAAGCGGACATGATCCAAAAAGTGAAAGAGCCACTTCCAGACGAATACGAATTGATGAAGGAAAATCAAATCCTTTACACTTACCTTCACTTGGCTGCAGAAGCAAAATTGACGAAAGTTCTTTGTGAACGCAAAGTGAAAGCGATCGCTTACGAAACTATCCAATTGGATAACGGTTCTTTGCCTCTTTTGACTCCTATGTCTGAAGTTGCAGGTCGTATGGCGACTCAAATTGGTGCTTTCTATCTTCAAAAAGACCACGCTGGTAAAGGCATCCTTCTTGGTGGTGTGACAGGTGTTAAACCTGGTAAAGTCACAATCATCGGTGGTGGTGTTGTAGGTACGAACGCAGCGAAAATGGCTGTCGGCCTTGGCGCTTCAGTGACGATCCTTGACGTCAACACAGCTCGCCTTGAGTACCTTGATGATATTTTCCAAGGTCGTTGCATGACTTTGTTCTCGAACGCGAAAAACATCGAAGATTCAGTAAAAGATTCTGATCTAGTTATCGGTGGCGTTTTGATCACAGGTCACAAAGCTCCAACTCTAGTTTCTAAAGACATGATCTCTTCAATGGCTAAAGGTTCTGTGGTTGTTGACGTAGCGGTAGACCAAGGTGGTTGTATCGAAACTTGCCGTCCAACGTCCCACCAAAACCCAACTTATGAAGTTGATGGCGTTATCCATTACTGTGTACCTAATATGCCAGGCGTGGTGCCAAGAACTTCTACTTACGCTCTAACAAACGTGACTTCTCGTTACGGTTCAATGCTAGCAGCGATGGGTGTAGAAGATGCTGTGGCGAAGTCTCCAGCATTGATGAAAGGTCTTAACACTTACGGCGGTTACGTATGTTACGAGCCGGTGGCAAAAGATCTTCACATGGAATACAGACCTTACAAAGGTTAA
- a CDS encoding STAS/SEC14 domain-containing protein encodes MLKVIAENSQHKYIEILVDGDINKDSVAALLSLMQQRISEWGEVNVLEEVRDIGKVELAAFWKDLRFGIKNMDKFPRAAIVTDIHWVKNISNFLDPIVSMDIEVFARKDIDRARNWLSGIEPATPSPTPEDLPPSP; translated from the coding sequence ATGTTGAAGGTGATCGCGGAGAATTCTCAACACAAGTACATCGAAATTTTGGTGGATGGCGACATTAATAAAGATTCTGTGGCTGCACTGTTAAGTTTAATGCAGCAACGAATTTCCGAGTGGGGTGAAGTCAATGTCCTTGAAGAGGTTCGCGATATCGGAAAAGTGGAACTTGCCGCATTCTGGAAGGATCTTCGTTTCGGAATTAAAAACATGGATAAATTTCCGCGAGCTGCTATCGTCACGGATATTCACTGGGTGAAAAATATTTCTAACTTTTTGGATCCGATTGTTTCTATGGATATTGAGGTGTTTGCGCGCAAGGATATCGACCGCGCTCGCAATTGGTTATCGGGAATTGAACCCGCAACCCCTTCTCCGACTCCGGAAGACCTTCCACCTTCACCTTAA